One window from the genome of Bacillus mesophilus encodes:
- a CDS encoding Gfo/Idh/MocA family protein, whose amino-acid sequence MVNFAIIGCGHIAKKHAEAIENAENANLVAVFDTMEEKMEEYKEKYNVKCYTDLKELLSDDQVDVVNICTPSGYHAPLAIEAANAKKHIIVEKPISLTNEDADAMINACKENNVKLSVVHPNRFRPAIMEAAKLVNNNSLGKISHANATVRWNRNQEYYDQAPWRGTKSLDGGVLMNQAIHNLDLLIWLMGDVEEVYSMSATRLRNIEAEDVSTGVVRFKNGALGVIEAATTIYPKNLEETLSIFGETGTLKIGGATANKFEHIQIKDMSDQEAKQLTDLIEKDPFGKPGHQCIVEDMIQAIKEDRDPIVTGEDGKKALRLVTALYESAETNKPVKF is encoded by the coding sequence ATGGTTAATTTCGCAATAATTGGTTGCGGTCATATTGCAAAAAAACATGCTGAGGCAATTGAAAATGCTGAGAACGCTAACTTAGTTGCTGTCTTTGATACGATGGAAGAAAAGATGGAAGAATATAAAGAAAAATATAATGTGAAATGTTACACAGATTTAAAAGAATTATTAAGTGACGACCAAGTTGACGTTGTAAACATTTGTACACCTAGTGGGTACCATGCACCGCTTGCTATTGAAGCTGCAAATGCTAAGAAACACATTATTGTAGAAAAGCCAATCTCTTTAACGAATGAAGATGCTGATGCCATGATTAATGCTTGTAAAGAGAATAATGTTAAATTATCAGTCGTACATCCTAATCGTTTCCGTCCGGCTATTATGGAAGCTGCAAAATTAGTTAATAATAATAGTCTTGGTAAAATTAGCCACGCAAATGCAACCGTTCGTTGGAACAGAAACCAAGAGTACTATGACCAAGCACCATGGAGAGGTACTAAATCCCTTGATGGTGGTGTTTTAATGAACCAAGCTATCCATAATCTTGATTTGCTAATTTGGTTAATGGGTGACGTTGAAGAAGTATATAGTATGAGTGCAACGCGCCTTCGTAATATTGAAGCCGAAGATGTGTCTACTGGAGTGGTCCGATTTAAAAATGGCGCTCTTGGAGTTATAGAGGCGGCCACTACTATTTATCCAAAGAATCTTGAAGAGACACTAAGTATCTTTGGAGAAACAGGAACTCTTAAGATTGGTGGAGCCACAGCTAATAAATTTGAACATATCCAAATTAAAGATATGTCTGATCAAGAGGCAAAACAACTAACAGATCTTATAGAAAAAGATCCATTTGGAAAACCAGGTCATCAATGTATCGTGGAAGATATGATTCAGGCGATAAAGGAAGATAGAGATCCTATTGTTACCGGAGAAGATGGTAAAAAGGCTCTACGGTTAGTTACGGCGCTTTACGAATCAGCTGAGACGAATAAACCAGTTAAATTTTAA